A genomic window from Companilactobacillus alimentarius DSM 20249 includes:
- a CDS encoding PTS lactose/cellobiose transporter subunit IIA, which translates to MAEEHDEQLQTVMGLIINGGNAKSSAFEAINAAKKGHFTVADQKLKESDKFLVDAHNSQTDMLTKEANGEHAKVTLLMVHSQDHIMNAITFRDLAGEIVDLYKRLDKEGD; encoded by the coding sequence ATGGCTGAAGAACATGATGAACAACTACAAACAGTAATGGGATTGATTATTAATGGGGGTAACGCTAAGAGTTCGGCTTTTGAAGCTATCAATGCTGCTAAGAAGGGTCATTTTACTGTTGCTGATCAAAAATTAAAAGAATCAGATAAGTTTTTAGTTGATGCTCATAATTCACAAACAGATATGTTAACTAAGGAAGCAAATGGTGAACATGCAAAAGTTACTTTATTAATGGTCCATTCACAAGATCATATTATGAATGCTATTACCTTTAGAGACCTAGCCGGCGAAATCGTTGACTTGTACAAGAGACTAGATAAAGAAGGAGACTAG